The Candidatus Baltobacteraceae bacterium genome has a window encoding:
- a CDS encoding DUF262 domain-containing protein yields MKNLLNRSNRFDSNISAKTQTAITLFRLMKNSYGIVQKTHARADHNSRVDPLPPRARACYSDALLEPHRAVDRASAAQPNRRATMIITRNDMTVDRLVQAHANASVSPNEEYQRGEKWNAKQQKWFVDSIFRGYAIPPFYLRKREGASLDGDRTISFEIIDGYQRTLALSGYRKGDFKLLPVADLQLPRSLVKVEAPWANCFYHELSPEMREQFDNSELVAYYVSEATSDEVRDIFIRLNQGTALTAQEKRDAFPGGIGPFVNRLAGKWPKHPAVRLFALTDKRGLERLDDDDLRDPYVADRQLCAQLLLIFLARERAESDYPRTGARDLDRMYHEHVDFDPDGEIAARFRKILELTTTFFDTVRRWLPKVKKIRRLDMAAISMLIHDATRQGLKISEKAVASAAIDAARVLDDPTAREGRDGRARSTSKEALLANYLFWRQKLPPETFGVQLDDRRFASAEVTAEVCGRDKWRCGECGGIVDPDEVEIDHHPIPHRDGGRTELDNLRLVHRACHKRGRPAA; encoded by the coding sequence TTGAAGAATCTACTAAATAGATCCAATCGTTTTGATAGCAATATTTCTGCCAAAACGCAGACTGCAATCACGTTATTTCGATTGATGAAAAACTCATATGGCATCGTGCAAAAAACGCACGCGCGCGCCGACCACAATTCGCGCGTCGACCCCCTTCCGCCGCGTGCGCGCGCATGCTATAGTGATGCCCTGCTCGAGCCCCACCGCGCCGTCGACCGCGCATCGGCGGCGCAACCCAACCGGAGAGCAACCATGATCATCACTCGCAACGACATGACTGTCGATCGACTCGTGCAAGCTCACGCAAACGCAAGCGTGAGTCCAAACGAAGAGTACCAACGCGGCGAAAAATGGAACGCGAAACAACAGAAGTGGTTCGTGGACTCCATCTTTCGCGGATACGCTATACCACCGTTTTACTTGCGCAAGCGCGAAGGCGCGTCGCTCGACGGCGACCGCACAATCAGCTTCGAAATCATCGATGGCTACCAAAGGACGCTCGCGCTCAGCGGCTATCGTAAGGGCGACTTTAAGCTGCTGCCGGTCGCCGATCTGCAACTGCCACGCAGTCTCGTGAAGGTCGAAGCACCTTGGGCGAACTGCTTTTATCACGAGCTGTCTCCAGAGATGCGTGAGCAGTTTGACAACTCCGAACTTGTCGCGTACTACGTGTCCGAGGCGACGTCTGACGAAGTACGTGATATCTTCATCCGCTTGAACCAAGGAACGGCCCTAACGGCTCAAGAGAAACGGGACGCGTTCCCCGGCGGGATCGGACCGTTCGTAAACCGGCTCGCCGGCAAATGGCCGAAGCACCCTGCGGTGCGGCTATTCGCGCTAACCGACAAGCGCGGACTCGAACGCCTGGACGACGACGATCTGCGCGATCCGTATGTCGCGGACCGTCAATTGTGTGCGCAGTTGTTGCTCATTTTCCTTGCGCGTGAACGTGCGGAGAGCGACTACCCCCGAACCGGTGCACGAGATCTTGACCGCATGTATCATGAGCACGTTGACTTCGACCCAGATGGCGAGATCGCAGCCAGGTTCCGGAAGATTCTCGAGTTGACGACAACGTTCTTCGACACCGTGCGCCGCTGGTTGCCCAAAGTCAAGAAGATTCGACGTCTGGACATGGCCGCGATTTCAATGCTCATACACGATGCCACGCGCCAGGGACTGAAGATCTCCGAAAAGGCTGTTGCATCGGCGGCGATCGATGCGGCGCGCGTTCTCGACGATCCGACCGCGCGTGAAGGGCGCGACGGACGGGCACGGAGTACGAGCAAGGAGGCTTTACTCGCGAACTACCTGTTTTGGCGTCAGAAGCTGCCACCGGAGACTTTCGGCGTGCAACTCGACGATCGTCGCTTTGCTTCCGCCGAGGTGACTGCAGAAGTGTGCGGGCGCGACAAATGGCGTTGCGGAGAGTGCGGAGGCATCGTCGACCCGGACGAAGTCGAGATCGACCATCATCCGATTCCCCACCGGGATGGCGGTCGCACCGAACTCGACAACCTCCGCCTGGTGCATCGGGCCTGTCACAAGCGCGGCCGCCCGGCGGCGTAG
- a CDS encoding DUF6602 domain-containing protein has translation MPNRFLLQRLAGIQAALVGAHQASSGMSSNTTGAERQEFIESFLRNVLPTIYRFGTGDATDLNGAISGQLDVVVESPFAPTLPNVGLGSTRLYLAESIAAVIEVKSDISKQWTQAIKTAAKLAPLRRTYTSSIRMTDSSIRLGAGPVTTTDAIPLFVAAFTGWTTMASLTSALSGAADISGILIIDAGLFASSSAFGGVTATGPSALWELICALDAAVNKIQMASIEPKAYLK, from the coding sequence ATGCCTAACAGATTTCTCTTACAAAGGCTCGCCGGTATTCAGGCAGCTCTCGTAGGCGCACATCAGGCGAGCTCCGGAATGTCTTCAAACACGACAGGGGCCGAGCGGCAAGAATTCATAGAGTCGTTCTTGAGGAATGTGCTGCCCACCATATACAGATTTGGAACGGGGGATGCAACGGATCTAAATGGCGCGATTAGCGGTCAGCTCGACGTAGTCGTGGAATCTCCATTCGCGCCGACGTTGCCGAACGTTGGGCTCGGGTCCACCCGTCTGTACCTAGCGGAGTCTATAGCTGCGGTTATTGAGGTAAAGTCCGATATCAGTAAACAATGGACGCAAGCCATAAAAACAGCTGCAAAGCTTGCTCCTCTCCGCCGAACCTATACCTCATCGATTAGAATGACTGACTCAAGCATCAGACTCGGCGCTGGTCCTGTGACAACAACGGACGCAATTCCGCTTTTTGTCGCTGCATTCACGGGCTGGACGACCATGGCTTCTTTAACGAGTGCACTAAGTGGAGCAGCGGATATATCCGGGATCTTGATCATCGATGCGGGCTTATTTGCTAGCTCTTCCGCGTTTGGAGGAGTGACGGCAACGGGACCGTCGGCCTTGTGGGAGCTTATCTGCGCTCTGGATGCGGCCGTGAATAAAATTCAAATGGCATCAATAGAGCCAAAAGCGTATCTTAAGTAA
- a CDS encoding EVE domain-containing protein — translation MDWVFQCKPSIYDLRKLLANGISSDWWRINQHAKLMTPGDRVYFWESGDHAALLAMGQIVSEVDPENPSGRFGSVDIIYESKLEPPIPRQEVLQDPILSQFRVFSRMEGTNFPIRDSRVIEAKGTCDRDAFRMAIGQLVDYRRFMKAPPCAILLPEKPNDDLLSLAKAEGIGIIWPSDEGFEKTLHLW, via the coding sequence ATGGATTGGGTCTTTCAGTGTAAGCCGAGCATCTATGATTTGCGAAAGTTACTAGCAAATGGTATATCGAGTGATTGGTGGCGGATAAACCAGCACGCAAAACTCATGACTCCTGGCGACCGAGTTTACTTTTGGGAAAGTGGAGACCACGCCGCATTACTCGCCATGGGGCAAATCGTCTCCGAGGTCGATCCTGAGAATCCCTCTGGTAGATTCGGTTCGGTCGACATCATCTACGAGTCGAAGCTTGAGCCTCCCATTCCCCGACAGGAGGTTCTACAGGATCCCATTTTAAGTCAGTTTCGAGTGTTTTCTCGCATGGAGGGCACAAATTTTCCGATTCGAGATAGTCGCGTGATCGAAGCGAAAGGGACTTGTGACCGGGACGCGTTCCGTATGGCGATCGGTCAGCTCGTGGATTACCGCCGATTTATGAAGGCGCCGCCATGTGCGATTCTGCTCCCCGAGAAGCCAAATGACGACCTACTAAGCCTCGCAAAGGCGGAGGGGATCGGCATCATTTGGCCATCTGACGAGGGCTTTGAAAAGACCTTACACTTATGGTAG
- a CDS encoding DUF5677 domain-containing protein, translated as MNDAVALVRKALPVAVVDAPGENGILWCSPSASVVLEEQQSRLLVQALSPQLDAAIGSPAPFSASDLPAEVASAIILRLAGEWQKPPTVQAVSKQSARGTCGADTRAGLDTGILVTQKRVEETHYWLRDQVGPLISPDDDPAAAMVQRYIFYLSTLVDTAQSSTACLAVHRLDRGVTMIQRTLAEYAVRARFAVSHPDHTLWRLTIAEALDFEKRLKDGGADSRSIAAAEAARIQTEARFAAVGELAKKARWKDLQFKTMFEYVASADQHASLYRWPSAFIHADPAGMRELFQWDAHGSTVVVPDLSDEDINTDLVDATLMLVEFLRAFRDAFPGLHQSEEAASRISELDRENRVHTLRFPKDRPAIYLEQVRSELGLAQSSPHNNL; from the coding sequence ATGAACGACGCCGTCGCTTTAGTACGTAAGGCGCTGCCTGTCGCGGTCGTGGACGCGCCCGGGGAAAACGGGATCTTGTGGTGCAGTCCTAGCGCGAGTGTCGTTCTAGAGGAGCAGCAGTCGAGACTTCTTGTTCAAGCTCTGAGTCCGCAACTCGACGCAGCCATCGGATCTCCGGCGCCATTCTCTGCGAGCGATCTCCCAGCCGAGGTGGCATCGGCTATTATTTTGCGGCTTGCAGGCGAATGGCAAAAGCCACCGACCGTGCAAGCAGTATCAAAGCAGTCAGCTCGCGGAACCTGCGGCGCGGATACTAGGGCTGGGCTCGATACAGGGATTCTCGTTACACAAAAGCGGGTTGAGGAGACCCACTACTGGTTACGAGACCAAGTAGGTCCGCTCATATCACCGGATGACGACCCAGCCGCGGCTATGGTTCAGCGCTATATCTTTTATCTTTCTACGCTCGTCGATACCGCGCAATCGTCAACGGCGTGCCTTGCGGTTCATAGACTTGATCGCGGCGTGACAATGATCCAGCGAACGTTGGCAGAGTATGCAGTTAGAGCTCGATTTGCGGTAAGCCATCCTGACCACACTCTCTGGCGGCTAACTATTGCTGAAGCTCTGGATTTCGAGAAGCGCCTAAAAGATGGCGGCGCGGATTCAAGGTCCATCGCGGCAGCGGAGGCTGCTAGGATTCAGACCGAAGCTCGTTTTGCCGCCGTCGGTGAGCTTGCCAAGAAAGCGCGCTGGAAAGATCTGCAGTTTAAGACGATGTTCGAATACGTAGCCAGCGCAGATCAACATGCGAGCCTATACCGCTGGCCGAGCGCTTTTATCCATGCAGACCCAGCCGGGATGCGGGAACTCTTTCAGTGGGATGCTCATGGTTCCACGGTGGTCGTTCCGGATCTAAGCGACGAGGACATAAATACTGATCTTGTCGACGCCACGCTCATGCTTGTCGAATTTCTCCGCGCCTTTCGAGACGCTTTTCCTGGCCTTCACCAAAGCGAAGAGGCAGCATCGCGAATATCCGAACTGGACCGCGAGAATAGGGTGCACACCCTGCGGTTCCCCAAGGATCGGCCGGCGATATACTTGGAGCAGGTTCGATCGGAACTCGGCCTAGCCCAATCATCTCCCCACAACAATCTGTAA
- a CDS encoding class I SAM-dependent DNA methyltransferase has protein sequence MPRTRATAKSSTAKTNGKTGNGGDLGFEATLWAAADTLRGSMDASEYKHPVLGLIFLKYISDAFEELHGQLADDRESDPEDRDEYMARNVFWVPPAARWSQIAAQAKSPRIGEIVDKAMIAIEHENQRLRGVLPKEYAKPSLGSTRLGQLVDLVNGIGLGDAEARKHDVIGRVYEYFLGRFANAEGKAGGEFYTPRSVVRLLVEMIEPYKGRVFDPCAGSGGMFVQSEEFVLAHGGKIGDVSIYGQESNHTTWRLAMMNLAIRGIEADITWNEGGSFLQDAYPDLKADFILANPPFNDSEWGGVGLRNDPRWRYGIPPAGNSNYAWIQHFVYHLTPTGVAAFVMANGSMSSNQGGEGEIRRNMIESENGGLIDCLIALPGQLFYTTQIPVCVWILARNRRNHKFRDRGDEILFIDARKMGEMTDRTHRALRNEDVAKIAQAYHAWRGKAGGYEDVPGLCKAASLDEIRKHGHVLTPGRYIGTEELEGDAEPFADKMRRLTSLLREQRTEGERLDDSIIAALGNIGFD, from the coding sequence ATGCCACGCACAAGAGCGACGGCCAAGAGCTCGACGGCGAAGACAAATGGCAAGACCGGAAATGGCGGTGACCTGGGGTTCGAAGCGACACTTTGGGCGGCGGCGGATACCCTCCGCGGTTCGATGGATGCGTCCGAGTACAAACACCCCGTTCTCGGCCTGATCTTTCTCAAGTATATTTCCGACGCATTTGAAGAACTGCACGGCCAACTCGCCGACGACCGGGAGTCGGATCCCGAAGACCGCGACGAGTACATGGCGCGCAATGTCTTCTGGGTGCCGCCGGCGGCGCGATGGTCGCAGATTGCGGCGCAGGCTAAGTCACCACGGATCGGCGAGATCGTCGACAAGGCGATGATTGCGATTGAACATGAGAACCAGCGACTGCGCGGCGTCTTGCCGAAGGAATACGCAAAGCCGTCTCTCGGCTCGACGCGCCTAGGTCAGCTCGTCGACCTCGTGAACGGCATTGGCTTGGGGGATGCTGAGGCGCGCAAGCACGACGTTATTGGGCGTGTGTACGAATACTTCCTCGGGCGATTCGCTAACGCGGAAGGGAAGGCCGGCGGCGAGTTTTACACACCGCGTTCTGTCGTTCGACTCTTGGTCGAGATGATTGAGCCATATAAAGGACGCGTCTTCGACCCGTGCGCTGGTTCTGGTGGCATGTTTGTGCAGTCGGAAGAGTTCGTGCTGGCGCACGGTGGGAAGATCGGCGATGTATCGATCTACGGCCAAGAATCGAATCATACGACGTGGCGCCTGGCAATGATGAACCTCGCGATTCGCGGGATCGAGGCTGACATCACCTGGAACGAAGGCGGCTCGTTCCTTCAGGATGCCTATCCGGATCTAAAGGCTGACTTCATCTTGGCCAATCCGCCTTTCAACGACAGTGAATGGGGCGGCGTCGGTTTGCGCAATGACCCGCGCTGGCGCTACGGCATCCCGCCTGCCGGGAACTCGAACTACGCTTGGATTCAGCATTTCGTCTATCATTTGACGCCGACCGGCGTCGCCGCATTCGTGATGGCGAACGGCTCAATGTCCTCGAACCAAGGTGGCGAGGGTGAGATCCGTAGGAATATGATTGAGTCGGAAAACGGCGGCCTCATCGACTGTTTGATTGCGCTACCGGGCCAGCTCTTCTACACGACCCAGATTCCAGTTTGCGTATGGATCCTTGCGCGCAACCGCCGAAACCACAAGTTCCGGGACCGCGGTGACGAGATTCTGTTTATTGACGCCCGCAAGATGGGTGAAATGACGGATCGGACGCACCGTGCCCTTCGGAACGAGGATGTCGCGAAGATCGCCCAGGCCTACCACGCTTGGCGCGGGAAGGCCGGTGGTTACGAGGATGTTCCGGGTCTCTGCAAAGCAGCATCCCTCGACGAGATTCGCAAACACGGTCACGTGCTCACGCCGGGCCGCTACATTGGAACCGAGGAGCTCGAAGGCGATGCGGAGCCATTTGCTGATAAGATGCGGCGACTGACGTCCCTTCTTCGTGAGCAACGGACCGAAGGCGAGCGGCTTGACGACTCTATTATCGCCGCACTCGGGAACATCGGTTTTGACTGA
- a CDS encoding type I restriction endonuclease subunit R, with protein MAGYLDEDAIEQYAIDLFKGVGYAYQHGSIIAPGGAAEERASFKDVVLVGRLRTALRRLNPAIPVSALDEALRKLIVHETTDLVLNNQRFHKFMIEGVGVEYSDGAGGVRYAKARIIDFEKPDGNDWLAVNQFTVKEDAGERRPDLLVFINGLPVALFEFKNPMDEKATILSAFRQTQTYKRDLPGLLAYNELLIVADGTQAKVGSLTADWERFSTWKREDGAKVPVEIEPLVNEVFQKRRLLDILRHFILYEATMPPNKILAAYHQYYAVNKAVERTITATADGGDRRIGVFWHTQGSGKSLSMTFYASKVAQQPQLANPTLVVLTDRNDLDDQLFGQFMRCTEFLRQAPEQAEGREDLRRALTVASGHIVFTTIQKFFPEGDGSRHPAVTDRRNVIVIADEAHRSQYGFEGKVDEESGQTVYGFARHLRDALPKASFIGFTGTPVELSDRNTRSVFGDYIDVYDVRRAVEDGATVPIYYEARIVKVELDPVKVSYLDEEFEEITEGQEDDEKRRSASRWSQIEALVGTDARIDEIARDLVEHFEQRQKGFEFEGKAMIVCMSRRICARLYQAIVARRPKWHDDADERGTIKVVITGSAADDLLLQPHIRNKPRRRTIEKRFKHASDSLKLVIVRDMWLTGFDVPSLHTMYVDKSMKGHSLVQAIARVNRVFKTKAGGLVVDYFGIADDLKRALATYIDSGGTGNPVLDERDAVAVLQRDYEVVRGMFHGFPYQAYIDADTAQKMLGLTNGADHILGLDDGKKRYLRACASLAKAFSLASTADYARGIADEVAFFKGVRSTIVKITPLSGQSLEEIDLALQQLVSEAVGSRGIVDVLEQAGVKRPDIAVFSDDFLAELAGIEQRNLAREMLERLLRDEIKVRSKQNAVQARRFSDMLSEAIAKYENRSVTTMQLIEHLIAFAKELRDEPKRADAMGLSDDELSFYDALAQSKNALEVLGDTRLRAIARDLVKSVRESATIDWNLRESVRAGIRLKIKKLLRKHGYPPDATEEATEQVLEQAELLCQVAA; from the coding sequence ATGGCAGGGTACCTCGACGAAGATGCGATCGAGCAATACGCGATCGACCTCTTCAAGGGCGTCGGCTATGCCTATCAACATGGCTCGATTATTGCACCCGGCGGCGCCGCCGAGGAACGCGCATCGTTCAAAGATGTAGTACTTGTTGGGCGATTGCGCACCGCACTGCGCCGCTTGAATCCGGCGATTCCGGTTTCTGCGCTCGATGAGGCGCTGCGCAAGCTTATAGTCCACGAGACGACTGATCTCGTGCTCAACAATCAGCGTTTCCACAAGTTCATGATCGAAGGTGTGGGTGTCGAGTATAGTGATGGCGCGGGTGGTGTTCGCTATGCTAAAGCACGGATCATCGACTTCGAGAAACCCGACGGGAACGACTGGCTCGCAGTCAATCAATTCACCGTCAAAGAGGATGCTGGTGAACGCCGCCCTGACCTGCTGGTCTTTATTAACGGTCTGCCGGTCGCGCTTTTCGAGTTCAAGAACCCGATGGATGAGAAAGCCACAATTCTCAGTGCCTTTCGTCAGACACAGACCTACAAGCGCGATTTACCCGGCCTGCTCGCGTACAACGAGCTATTGATTGTCGCGGACGGAACGCAGGCGAAGGTGGGTTCACTCACGGCGGATTGGGAGCGCTTTAGCACGTGGAAACGTGAAGACGGTGCCAAAGTTCCAGTTGAGATCGAACCGCTCGTCAACGAAGTCTTCCAGAAACGGCGGCTGCTCGATATCCTGCGACACTTCATCCTGTACGAAGCAACGATGCCGCCGAACAAGATCCTAGCTGCCTATCACCAGTATTATGCCGTAAACAAAGCGGTCGAGCGGACCATCACGGCCACTGCTGACGGTGGCGATCGCCGAATTGGCGTGTTTTGGCATACGCAGGGCAGCGGCAAGAGTCTCTCAATGACTTTCTACGCCTCGAAGGTCGCCCAGCAGCCACAGCTTGCCAATCCCACACTGGTGGTTCTGACCGACCGCAACGATCTCGATGATCAACTATTTGGTCAGTTCATGCGCTGTACAGAGTTCTTGCGCCAAGCGCCCGAACAAGCCGAAGGGCGCGAGGATCTGCGCAGGGCTCTTACGGTCGCCTCTGGGCACATCGTTTTCACCACGATTCAGAAGTTTTTTCCAGAAGGTGACGGCAGCCGCCATCCGGCGGTTACGGATCGTCGAAACGTCATCGTGATCGCGGATGAAGCGCATCGTAGCCAGTATGGATTCGAAGGGAAGGTGGATGAGGAGTCCGGCCAAACAGTCTACGGATTCGCTCGACACCTGCGCGACGCATTGCCGAAAGCGTCATTCATTGGCTTCACAGGAACCCCAGTCGAGCTGTCCGACCGCAATACGCGCAGTGTCTTTGGGGATTATATCGACGTGTATGATGTCCGTCGCGCCGTAGAGGACGGCGCCACGGTGCCGATATACTATGAGGCTCGCATCGTCAAAGTCGAGCTCGATCCTGTGAAGGTCTCGTACCTCGACGAAGAGTTCGAGGAGATTACCGAGGGGCAAGAGGACGACGAGAAACGCCGCAGCGCGAGCCGCTGGTCACAGATAGAAGCGCTTGTCGGAACGGACGCCCGCATTGACGAAATCGCCCGTGACCTTGTCGAACACTTTGAGCAGCGACAGAAGGGCTTCGAGTTCGAGGGCAAAGCGATGATCGTCTGTATGAGCAGGCGCATTTGTGCGCGGCTCTACCAGGCGATCGTCGCGCGACGACCTAAGTGGCACGACGATGCCGACGAGCGGGGAACGATTAAGGTCGTCATCACGGGAAGCGCGGCGGACGATCTGCTCTTGCAGCCACACATCCGCAACAAACCGCGACGCCGCACGATCGAGAAGCGTTTCAAACACGCGAGCGATTCGCTCAAACTCGTGATCGTGCGCGACATGTGGCTGACCGGCTTCGATGTGCCTTCACTGCACACAATGTACGTCGACAAGTCGATGAAAGGGCATAGCCTTGTCCAAGCGATCGCGCGCGTGAATCGGGTGTTCAAGACTAAGGCTGGCGGTCTAGTCGTCGACTATTTTGGCATCGCCGACGACCTCAAGCGGGCGTTGGCGACCTACATCGACTCAGGTGGTACAGGCAATCCGGTGTTGGACGAGCGCGACGCCGTCGCAGTGTTGCAGCGCGATTACGAAGTCGTGCGCGGTATGTTCCACGGTTTTCCTTACCAGGCATATATCGACGCCGATACCGCACAGAAGATGCTCGGACTGACGAATGGTGCAGACCACATACTCGGTCTGGACGACGGGAAGAAACGGTATCTTCGAGCGTGCGCCAGCCTTGCGAAGGCATTTTCGCTAGCTTCGACCGCAGACTACGCTCGAGGGATCGCGGACGAGGTCGCGTTCTTCAAGGGTGTGCGATCGACGATCGTTAAGATCACGCCGCTTAGCGGACAAAGCCTTGAGGAGATTGACCTCGCTTTGCAGCAGCTCGTCTCTGAGGCAGTCGGTTCACGTGGGATCGTCGACGTCCTTGAGCAGGCCGGGGTCAAGCGGCCAGACATCGCGGTGTTCTCCGACGACTTTCTGGCGGAACTCGCCGGTATAGAGCAGCGTAACCTCGCACGCGAAATGCTTGAGCGGCTTTTACGCGACGAGATTAAGGTTCGGTCGAAGCAGAACGCTGTTCAGGCGCGTAGGTTTTCAGACATGCTTTCTGAGGCAATTGCCAAGTATGAGAACCGATCAGTCACTACGATGCAGCTGATTGAGCATCTCATCGCGTTTGCGAAAGAATTGAGAGACGAGCCAAAGCGCGCTGACGCAATGGGGCTCTCAGATGACGAGCTGTCATTCTACGATGCCCTGGCCCAAAGTAAGAACGCGTTAGAGGTCCTTGGGGACACTCGACTACGCGCGATCGCGCGCGACCTTGTTAAGAGCGTCCGTGAAAGCGCCACCATCGATTGGAATCTCCGAGAAAGCGTTCGCGCCGGTATCCGATTGAAGATCAAGAAGTTGCTCCGCAAGCACGGCTACCCGCCAGACGCCACCGAAGAGGCCACAGAACAGGTGCTAGAACAGGCAGAGTTGCTCTGCCAAGTCGCTGCCTAA
- a CDS encoding WYL domain-containing protein translates to MARKIGILLDLVRNRKISLKGCEATYGASERTILRDLQELRNIGETAGFRITEREHGDICELSEFKASPPGILEGEKRVRALMAELFKAFGDPVNELAGAVGADGDETPFLHVVQPQLVDGTAVGKIYRDLEAAWRSSARVEFRYRGQVRRIEPAAAVVRSGRYYLVGRDIDKGRDGWRQFSMDVIEGSIKRVGTYTRTAPPTKYTSGDTIGFFKGDGEPQTVEVTFSEDMAPAMTSRKWQHAQQVRKNADGTVTIALIVDDVDEVIRWTLGFGDESWISNPPAAVDRCEDLIKRILARYGVRSLRT, encoded by the coding sequence GTGGCGCGCAAGATCGGCATCTTGCTGGATTTGGTGCGCAATCGAAAGATCTCGCTGAAGGGCTGCGAGGCGACCTACGGCGCATCAGAGCGCACCATTTTGCGCGACCTGCAAGAGTTACGCAACATCGGAGAGACCGCGGGATTTCGCATCACCGAGCGGGAGCACGGCGATATCTGCGAATTGTCGGAGTTCAAGGCGTCTCCGCCGGGCATTCTCGAAGGCGAGAAGCGCGTACGCGCACTAATGGCCGAGCTGTTTAAGGCATTTGGCGATCCGGTGAACGAACTCGCCGGCGCGGTCGGCGCGGATGGCGATGAAACGCCGTTTCTTCACGTCGTACAGCCGCAGCTCGTAGACGGAACAGCGGTCGGCAAGATTTACCGCGACCTCGAAGCGGCGTGGCGAAGCAGTGCGCGCGTTGAGTTTCGCTACCGTGGCCAGGTGCGGCGAATCGAACCTGCAGCAGCGGTGGTGCGATCGGGGCGCTATTATCTCGTAGGGCGCGACATCGACAAGGGCCGCGACGGCTGGCGACAGTTCTCGATGGACGTTATCGAGGGTTCAATCAAGCGCGTAGGCACGTATACGCGCACCGCACCTCCGACTAAATACACATCCGGCGATACTATCGGCTTCTTCAAGGGCGACGGCGAACCACAGACGGTAGAAGTGACCTTCTCAGAGGACATGGCCCCGGCGATGACTTCACGAAAATGGCAACACGCGCAACAGGTGCGGAAGAACGCCGATGGGACCGTAACCATAGCACTCATTGTGGATGATGTTGATGAGGTTATACGCTGGACGCTCGGATTTGGCGATGAGTCCTGGATCAGCAACCCACCGGCCGCTGTAGATCGATGCGAGGATCTCATAAAAAGAATTCTAGCACGGTACGGAGTACGCTCACTTCGCACCTAG
- a CDS encoding HTH domain-containing protein produces MIDVNMSTMGKPRAPGLPAPAMRRKISVLVQLVRRRRVSLRLLRDAFAVSERTVLRDLQELREIGKVEGFAIGERDGAGMVSLTEF; encoded by the coding sequence ATGATCGACGTCAATATGAGTACGATGGGAAAGCCGCGCGCGCCGGGCCTCCCGGCCCCCGCTATGCGGCGCAAGATCTCGGTCCTCGTGCAGCTCGTCCGCCGGCGACGGGTGTCGCTGCGGCTGCTGCGCGATGCGTTTGCCGTGTCGGAGCGAACGGTGCTGCGCGATCTGCAAGAGCTGCGCGAGATCGGCAAGGTCGAGGGCTTTGCGATCGGCGAACGCGATGGCGCGGGAATGGTTTCCTTGACGGAATTCTAA